The Candidatus Paceibacterota bacterium genome window below encodes:
- a CDS encoding cell wall anchor protein has protein sequence MKNRACHLGGLALGALLTLRLTPTITLADTVNAVWNSTTDVPVTADGYAATGNTVSFTLNFAPETGTDLMVVNNRGLPFISGTFDNLAQGQTVVLSYDGVTYGFVADYYGGNGNDLMLVWANTRPFAWGQNISGQLGDNTTTFRPVPAPVMATGVLAGKTVVAIAAGGAAPSAGHSLALCSDGTVAAWGHNYYGQLGDNQVSGSQSMVPVAVNTAPGSALSGKRVVAIGAGYRHSVALCSDGSVATWGWNNAGQLGDNSTNTALVPVEVNTDSGVSALHGKTVVRIAAGSHHNLALCSDGTVAAWGIDGSGQLGDNQEHGYPRLAPVGVNTESGVSALYGKWVVAIAAGASHSLALCSDGTMAGWGADASGQLGDNTFTANRYAPVAVNTNAGLSALFGKTPVAIAVGQDHSLALCSDGTVTAWGNNNYDQLGDNTTTPRSVPVAVNTNSGVSALYGKTVVAIVAGGLHNLALCSDGTTASWGHNAYGQLGDNSTTWRKVPVAVSTAPLPASQRLTHVFSGSYANHSSALVAAPPASPIILTGTQTLTNRSFRFCFTNTPGAFFGVVTATDPGAPLNDWASVTGLTEVTSGQFQFTDSGATNGGRRFYRVRSP, from the coding sequence ATGAAGAACCGCGCTTGCCACCTGGGAGGACTGGCACTTGGGGCGCTCCTGACCCTACGCCTGACCCCCACTATCACCCTAGCCGACACAGTGAACGCCGTCTGGAATTCTACCACCGACGTGCCGGTCACGGCCGACGGCTATGCCGCCACGGGCAATACGGTGAGCTTCACGCTCAACTTCGCTCCTGAGACGGGCACGGACTTGATGGTGGTGAATAACAGAGGATTACCCTTCATCAGCGGCACGTTCGACAACCTCGCGCAAGGGCAGACGGTGGTCCTGAGCTATGACGGGGTCACTTACGGGTTCGTCGCCGACTACTACGGCGGCAACGGCAACGACCTGATGCTTGTGTGGGCCAATACCCGTCCGTTCGCCTGGGGGCAGAACATCAGCGGCCAACTTGGGGATAATACCACGACGTTTCGGCCCGTGCCTGCGCCCGTTATGGCCACAGGCGTGCTCGCCGGCAAGACGGTAGTGGCGATCGCAGCTGGCGGTGCTGCTCCGAGCGCTGGACATAGCTTGGCCCTATGCTCGGACGGGACCGTAGCAGCATGGGGCCACAACTACTATGGCCAGCTTGGTGATAACCAAGTATCGGGCTCTCAAAGCATGGTGCCGGTGGCGGTTAACACGGCTCCAGGCTCGGCGCTTTCTGGCAAGAGGGTGGTAGCCATCGGCGCGGGCTACCGCCACAGCGTAGCTCTGTGCTCCGATGGATCCGTGGCCACGTGGGGCTGGAACAACGCCGGCCAGCTCGGCGACAACAGCACGAATACAGCGCTCGTGCCAGTGGAGGTGAACACGGATTCGGGAGTGTCGGCATTGCATGGCAAGACAGTGGTTCGCATTGCCGCGGGGAGTCACCACAACTTGGCGCTTTGCTCGGATGGAACCGTCGCTGCTTGGGGCATCGACGGCTCGGGCCAACTCGGCGACAACCAAGAGCATGGATATCCAAGGCTCGCGCCAGTGGGCGTAAACACGGAGTCAGGCGTCTCGGCACTGTACGGCAAGTGGGTCGTGGCCATTGCGGCAGGAGCTTCCCATAGTCTGGCCCTGTGCTCGGACGGCACCATGGCCGGGTGGGGCGCCGATGCCAGTGGCCAACTCGGTGACAATACCTTCACGGCAAACCGCTACGCGCCGGTGGCGGTGAATACGAATGCGGGACTTTCTGCGCTGTTTGGCAAGACGCCGGTGGCTATCGCCGTGGGTCAGGACCACAGCTTAGCGCTGTGCTCAGACGGCACAGTGACGGCCTGGGGCAACAACAACTACGACCAGCTCGGCGACAACACCACGACTCCGCGCAGCGTGCCGGTGGCGGTGAACACGAATTCCGGTGTCTCGGCGTTGTACGGCAAGACGGTAGTGGCCATCGTCGCAGGCGGTCTGCACAATCTGGCACTGTGCTCGGATGGCACTACCGCGTCCTGGGGACACAATGCCTACGGCCAACTCGGCGACAACAGCACGACATGGCGTAAAGTGCCAGTGGCGGTCAGCACCGCACCGCTTCCCGCGTCTCAGCGTCTGACCCACGTCTTCAGCGGTTCGTATGCCAACCACAGTTCTGCGTTGGTGGCCGCCCCGCCCGCCTCCCCAATCATCCTGACCGGCACCCAAACGCTAACCAACCGCTCTTTCCGCTTCTGCTTCACCAATACCCCGGGCGCATTCTTCGGGGTGGTGACGGCGACGGATCCGGGGGCGCCGTTGAACGATTGGGCTTCGGTGACTGGGTTGACGGAGGTTACGTCGGGGCAGTTCCAGTTCACGGACTCGGGAGCGACGAACGGCGGGAGGCGGTTTTACCGAGTAAGGTCGCCGTAG
- a CDS encoding carboxypeptidase regulatory-like domain-containing protein, which yields MLKLFALITVASLAGALPVASAGDITGTITLKGPPPKEKEITPLMEDPNCGKLHTKIPTTRFYVVGPKAELADVVVSIEGISGKSTGASAPPVILDQKGCEYIPSILAVQTDQKIIVKNSDPILHNVHNVPAAGSGNKERNEAQLPNGADLTFSFPKPESFLKFKCDVHLWMFAWVSIFDHPYFAVSDKDGSFKIANVPPGKYKLQAAHRKAGTVTREIEVKDGEPVKADFTLEAK from the coding sequence ATGCTGAAATTATTTGCGCTAATCACAGTTGCGAGCCTGGCAGGGGCCTTGCCGGTTGCGTCCGCGGGCGACATCACCGGCACGATCACCCTCAAAGGCCCGCCGCCCAAAGAAAAGGAAATCACCCCGCTGATGGAGGATCCAAACTGCGGCAAGTTGCACACCAAAATCCCCACCACCCGCTTCTATGTGGTCGGGCCTAAAGCAGAACTGGCGGACGTGGTCGTCTCCATCGAGGGCATCAGCGGCAAATCCACCGGCGCCTCCGCGCCGCCCGTCATCCTGGATCAAAAGGGCTGTGAGTACATCCCCTCCATCCTGGCCGTTCAGACCGACCAGAAGATCATCGTCAAAAACTCGGACCCCATCCTGCACAACGTGCACAACGTGCCGGCGGCGGGTTCGGGCAACAAAGAAAGGAACGAGGCGCAACTTCCCAACGGCGCCGACCTCACGTTCTCGTTCCCGAAACCCGAAAGTTTCCTCAAGTTCAAGTGCGACGTTCACCTCTGGATGTTTGCCTGGGTGAGCATCTTCGATCATCCCTACTTCGCCGTATCCGACAAGGACGGCTCCTTCAAGATCGCCAATGTCCCGCCCGGCAAATACAAGCTCCAGGCCGCCCACCGCAAGGCGGGCACCGTGACCCGGGAAATCGAGGTCAAGGATGGCGAGCCCGTCAAGGCCGATTTCACGCTGGAAGCCAAATAA
- a CDS encoding cbb3-type cytochrome c oxidase subunit I, translated as MQATAEAIPQVEHKEAHHEEAGFWRTYVFSTDHKVIGIQYGITALCFLLLGFCLMMIMRWQIAHPGEPVPVLGPLLAAIFGDIAAQGTVSPDLYNAFGAMHGTIMVFLAIVPLAFAAFGNYVVPLQIGAPDMAFPRINMASYQAYVIGGLIMFTSFFIPGGPAQAGWTSYSPLATSIPTDGQTFWIIGMVFLITSSLLGSVNFIATIIQLRAPGMTWMRLPFFVWAQFVTAFLLLLAFPPLEAAAIMQLMDKVAHTSFFLPTGLAIGGNLANVSGGGSPLLWQHLFWFLAHPEVYVLILPAMGIVAEIITNNTRKPIWGYKSLVYSVLAIGFLSFIVWAHHMYLTGMGVKIATFFQTTTMIISIPSVIVLTCMFISLWGGSIRFNTPMLFVMAFLPMFGIGGLTGLPLGLSYADIHLHDTYYVIAHFHYIVAPGTIFALFAGVYYWFPKITGRMMNEFWGRVHFWLSLIFMNLVFQPMFAQGMAGMLRRMADGGANYSQAKMEGTIGGLSPFMMQMHTYILWAAVALGLAQIPFIINFFWSIHHGKPAASDNPWQATTLEWQTPTPPPHGNFRKPPRVYRGPYEYSVPGHPKDFTPQNQPD; from the coding sequence ATGCAAGCGACCGCGGAAGCTATTCCACAGGTTGAGCACAAGGAAGCGCATCACGAGGAGGCGGGATTCTGGCGCACCTATGTCTTTTCGACCGACCACAAGGTCATCGGCATCCAGTACGGCATCACCGCGCTGTGCTTCCTCCTGTTAGGCTTCTGCCTGATGATGATCATGCGCTGGCAGATCGCCCACCCGGGCGAACCAGTGCCGGTCCTTGGGCCCCTGCTGGCTGCGATCTTCGGCGATATCGCCGCACAGGGGACTGTGTCGCCGGACCTGTATAACGCCTTCGGCGCCATGCACGGCACGATCATGGTCTTCCTGGCCATCGTGCCGCTGGCCTTCGCCGCCTTCGGCAACTACGTGGTCCCGCTCCAGATCGGGGCGCCGGACATGGCGTTCCCCCGCATCAACATGGCCAGTTACCAGGCCTATGTCATTGGCGGGCTGATCATGTTCACCAGCTTCTTCATCCCCGGCGGCCCGGCGCAGGCAGGCTGGACGTCCTATTCGCCGCTGGCCACATCCATTCCCACCGACGGGCAGACATTCTGGATTATCGGCATGGTGTTCCTCATCACCTCGTCGCTCCTTGGCTCGGTCAACTTCATCGCCACCATCATCCAGTTGCGCGCGCCGGGCATGACCTGGATGCGCCTGCCGTTCTTTGTCTGGGCGCAATTCGTCACCGCCTTCCTGCTGCTGCTGGCGTTTCCGCCGCTGGAAGCCGCCGCCATCATGCAGTTGATGGACAAGGTGGCTCACACCAGTTTCTTCCTGCCCACGGGCCTGGCGATCGGCGGCAACCTCGCCAACGTCAGCGGTGGCGGCAGTCCCTTGCTATGGCAGCACTTGTTCTGGTTCCTCGCCCATCCGGAGGTGTATGTGCTGATCCTGCCGGCGATGGGTATTGTGGCGGAAATTATCACCAACAATACGCGCAAACCGATCTGGGGCTACAAATCCCTCGTCTACTCGGTCCTCGCGATCGGCTTCCTGTCCTTCATCGTCTGGGCGCATCACATGTATCTGACCGGCATGGGGGTGAAAATCGCCACCTTCTTCCAGACCACCACGATGATCATCTCCATTCCCTCGGTGATCGTCCTGACCTGCATGTTTATCTCTCTCTGGGGCGGGTCAATTCGCTTCAACACGCCGATGCTCTTTGTCATGGCCTTCCTGCCCATGTTCGGGATCGGAGGCCTGACCGGCTTGCCGCTCGGGCTGAGCTACGCCGATATTCACCTGCACGACACCTATTACGTCATCGCCCATTTCCATTACATCGTCGCGCCCGGGACTATCTTCGCCCTGTTCGCGGGGGTCTATTATTGGTTCCCCAAAATCACCGGCCGGATGATGAACGAATTCTGGGGCCGGGTGCACTTCTGGCTTTCGCTCATCTTTATGAACCTGGTGTTCCAGCCTATGTTCGCCCAGGGCATGGCCGGGATGCTTCGGCGCATGGCCGACGGCGGCGCGAACTACTCCCAGGCCAAAATGGAAGGCACCATCGGCGGCCTTAGCCCGTTCATGATGCAGATGCACACGTATATCCTCTGGGCGGCCGTTGCCCTGGGGCTGGCCCAGATCCCCTTCATCATCAATTTCTTCTGGAGCATCCACCACGGGAAGCCGGCGGCGTCCGACAATCCCTGGCAGGCCACCACCCTGGAATGGCAAACCCCCACCCCGCCCCCGCACGGCAACTTCCGCAAACCGCCCCGCGTTTACCGCGGCCCCTACGAATACAGCGTGCCGGGCCACCCCAAAGACTTCACCCCGCAAAATCAACCGGACTAG
- a CDS encoding ATP-binding protein, giving the protein MRMWIPRALEPVLLRTVGQRPVVVVTGARQVGKTSLVRHLLAQHRYVSLDLPSEAEQAEHDPASFLQRHPPPLILDEVQYAPAVFRHLKSVVDSRRGESGLFVLTGSQLFPLMRGVSESLAGRAGILQLEALSYAEALGGHRPLTALDFSLRGGFPELHEKPQLDGPDFYRSYVTTYLERDLRVMLNVGSLRDFERFLRAAALRSAQLLNKAELARDVGISPPTAAQWLSVLAASGQIVLLEPWFSNRTRSLVKTPKLYLADSGLLCALLSVQTVAELLPSPLVGAVWETVVASELRRALAHAGRAGELFFWRERDREVDFLLHRGGRFLLAEAKWTESPHPRNAANLLVVAAQLPKGSVRRMAVICRCRNRYPLGNGVEAIPLADVKSLLD; this is encoded by the coding sequence ATGCGCATGTGGATTCCTCGCGCCCTTGAGCCGGTCCTGCTCCGGACTGTTGGGCAGCGCCCGGTGGTCGTCGTGACCGGCGCCCGCCAGGTGGGTAAGACCAGTCTCGTCCGACACCTGCTCGCCCAGCACCGCTACGTCTCCCTCGACCTGCCCAGCGAGGCCGAACAGGCCGAGCACGATCCCGCCAGCTTTCTGCAGCGCCATCCGCCCCCGCTGATACTGGACGAGGTGCAGTATGCCCCGGCGGTATTCCGCCATTTGAAATCCGTGGTGGACTCGCGTCGCGGAGAGAGCGGGCTGTTCGTGCTCACCGGCTCGCAGTTGTTTCCGCTCATGCGCGGCGTTTCAGAGTCGCTGGCCGGGCGGGCGGGCATTCTACAATTGGAGGCCCTCTCCTACGCCGAGGCGCTTGGCGGACACAGGCCGCTGACGGCCCTTGATTTCTCCCTGCGCGGAGGCTTTCCGGAGCTCCATGAAAAGCCGCAGCTCGACGGCCCGGACTTCTACCGCTCCTACGTGACGACCTACCTGGAGCGCGACCTGCGGGTCATGCTGAACGTGGGCAGCCTGCGGGATTTCGAGCGGTTTCTCCGCGCCGCGGCCTTGCGTTCGGCCCAATTGTTGAACAAAGCCGAACTGGCTCGCGACGTCGGCATCAGTCCGCCCACCGCGGCCCAGTGGCTGTCCGTGCTCGCTGCCTCTGGCCAGATCGTGCTCTTGGAGCCTTGGTTCTCCAACCGCACCCGTTCCCTCGTCAAAACGCCCAAGCTGTACCTGGCGGATAGCGGCCTGTTATGCGCCCTGCTCTCCGTGCAAACCGTCGCGGAGCTCCTTCCTTCGCCGCTCGTCGGTGCCGTCTGGGAGACCGTCGTCGCGTCGGAACTCCGCCGGGCGCTGGCTCATGCCGGCCGGGCCGGCGAGCTGTTCTTCTGGCGCGAACGCGATCGGGAGGTGGACTTTCTCCTCCACCGGGGTGGCCGGTTCTTGCTGGCGGAGGCCAAATGGACCGAATCGCCCCACCCGCGGAACGCGGCTAATCTCCTCGTCGTCGCCGCTCAACTACCCAAGGGCAGTGTGCGGCGGATGGCCGTCATCTGCCGTTGCCGGAACCGTTACCCGCTCGGGAACGGAGTGGAGGCGATACCGTTGGCCGATGTGAAGAGCCTGCTCGACTGA
- a CDS encoding cytochrome C oxidase subunit IV family protein — protein sequence MTAQDQANFARHVRGYLYVFYALLFGTLITVGASYIPFGNHAVNIAVALLIASGKAFLVAGFFMHLLSERKMIYGLLAFTAIFFLGLMLLTVAAYADFPPLTVTR from the coding sequence ATGACTGCCCAGGACCAAGCGAATTTTGCCCGGCACGTGCGGGGCTACCTCTACGTCTTCTACGCGCTGCTGTTCGGCACGCTCATCACCGTGGGAGCCTCCTACATTCCCTTTGGCAACCACGCCGTCAATATCGCTGTTGCCTTGCTTATCGCCTCCGGCAAAGCGTTTCTGGTGGCCGGCTTCTTCATGCACCTGCTCTCCGAACGCAAAATGATCTACGGCCTGCTGGCCTTTACCGCCATCTTCTTCCTGGGCCTGATGCTCCTGACCGTCGCGGCGTATGCGGACTTCCCGCCGCTGACGGTTACCCGCTGA
- the cyoE gene encoding heme o synthase: MQATAQPLANRISQTRVAADVSRRIIVTPKLAPADVGGYALAESLAAAGASSLSRAAFTEKTWLAVYADLFKARLTCLVLLTAAVGFYVGFRGPVDYWLLANLLIGTALVAGGAAALNQLLEREHDARMRRTQDRPLPSGRLQPQTVLLIGSVAAVLGLLYLAQAVNLATSLVGALSLFCYLFIYTPLKRATWLNTVVGAVPGALPPLMGWTAARGELSGEGLALFAIQACWQLPHFMAIAWIYREEYARAGFQMLPVLDPRGHRTARVALGFTFALLLASLWPFLRGLTGPIYLWTALVLGLGFAWSALQFSRQLTLPRAWQLFYASLLYLPLLLAAMVLDKLK, encoded by the coding sequence ATGCAAGCCACTGCCCAACCCCTTGCCAATCGCATCTCTCAAACGAGAGTGGCCGCCGACGTCAGTCGGCGCATCATTGTCACTCCGAAGCTGGCGCCGGCTGATGTCGGCGGCTACGCCCTGGCGGAGAGCCTCGCAGCCGCCGGAGCGTCCAGCCTGAGCCGGGCCGCCTTTACGGAGAAGACCTGGCTGGCAGTCTATGCCGATTTGTTCAAGGCGCGGCTCACCTGCCTGGTGTTGCTGACCGCGGCGGTCGGGTTCTACGTCGGGTTCCGCGGGCCGGTGGACTACTGGCTCCTCGCCAACCTGCTCATCGGCACGGCCCTCGTTGCGGGCGGTGCGGCGGCGCTGAACCAGTTGCTGGAACGCGAGCACGACGCCAGAATGCGCCGGACGCAAGATCGTCCGCTGCCTTCCGGGCGCTTGCAGCCGCAGACCGTGCTGCTCATCGGCAGCGTGGCCGCGGTCCTCGGGCTGCTGTATCTCGCCCAGGCCGTCAACCTGGCTACGAGCCTGGTCGGTGCGTTGTCGCTCTTCTGTTATCTGTTCATCTACACGCCGCTCAAGCGCGCGACCTGGCTCAATACCGTGGTCGGCGCCGTTCCCGGCGCGCTGCCACCTTTGATGGGTTGGACCGCGGCGCGCGGGGAATTGAGCGGCGAAGGTTTGGCCCTGTTCGCCATTCAAGCCTGCTGGCAACTGCCGCACTTTATGGCCATCGCCTGGATCTACCGGGAGGAATACGCCCGCGCAGGCTTCCAAATGCTGCCGGTGCTGGATCCGCGCGGACACCGCACGGCCCGTGTGGCTCTCGGCTTCACCTTCGCCCTTTTGCTGGCGAGCTTGTGGCCATTCCTGCGGGGACTCACCGGCCCGATCTATCTCTGGACGGCGCTGGTCCTTGGGCTTGGCTTCGCGTGGTCTGCGCTCCAGTTCTCCCGCCAACTGACGCTTCCACGCGCCTGGCAACTGTTCTATGCCTCGCTCTTGTATCTCCCGCTGCTGCTGGCGGCAATGGTGCTGGACAAGCTCAAATAA
- a CDS encoding cytochrome c oxidase subunit II, with translation MMQKLLGLPPVASEHGHHVDDLIIYLHWLMGALFVGWLIYFTYTLIRFRRARNPKADYTGVRNHASSYVECAVAAVEGVLLVFIAVPLWAQAVDKFPDKKDSTVIHVVGQQFNWNALYADKDGEFGRQDMRFVSATNTFGLDPSDPRGKENIQIAGLGEMHVPVNKPVICYISSKDVIHSFKVIAMRVTQDAIPGLRIPMWFKPIKEGRYQINCAQLCGNAHAAMSSGMLVVESQAAYDKWLASKVGAATSFE, from the coding sequence ATGATGCAGAAACTCTTAGGGCTGCCGCCCGTAGCCTCTGAACACGGCCACCACGTGGATGACCTCATCATCTACCTCCACTGGCTCATGGGCGCCCTGTTCGTCGGCTGGCTGATCTACTTCACCTACACCCTCATCCGCTTCCGCCGGGCGCGCAATCCCAAGGCGGATTACACCGGTGTGCGGAACCACGCATCCAGTTACGTCGAGTGCGCCGTGGCGGCGGTCGAAGGGGTCTTGCTTGTTTTCATCGCCGTCCCGCTCTGGGCCCAGGCGGTTGACAAGTTCCCGGACAAGAAGGACTCCACCGTCATCCATGTCGTCGGCCAGCAATTCAACTGGAATGCGCTCTATGCGGATAAGGACGGGGAATTCGGCCGGCAGGACATGCGCTTTGTGAGTGCGACGAACACCTTCGGCCTCGACCCGAGTGACCCGCGCGGCAAGGAGAACATCCAGATAGCCGGCCTGGGGGAAATGCACGTCCCGGTCAACAAGCCGGTCATTTGCTACATCAGCTCCAAAGACGTCATCCACTCCTTCAAGGTGATCGCCATGCGCGTGACCCAGGATGCCATCCCCGGCCTGCGCATCCCGATGTGGTTCAAACCGATCAAGGAAGGCCGCTACCAGATCAACTGCGCCCAGCTTTGCGGCAACGCCCACGCCGCCATGTCGTCCGGCATGTTGGTCGTCGAAAGCCAGGCGGCCTACGACAAATGGCTCGCCTCCAAAGTCGGCGCCGCCACCAGCTTCGAATAA
- a CDS encoding COX15/CtaA family protein — protein sequence MASKGLHRFAVLTALATLGLIGVGGLVTSHGAGMAVPDWPNTYGYNMFCFPISQWVGGIFYEHTHRLVASAVGLLTVVLTLWLHGTSARPFMRWGGWLLLLLGVAIAIALPPRRVDGLVVGLTGLASLSASWVWPRCQPSPKWLRWCGLVALLAVILQGVLGGLRVVLLQDALGIVHATLAQLFLVLLCAIALFTSRWWQTAPVRVPPAAGHQLPTLFLFATLLILAQLTLGAVMRHQHAGLAIPDFPLAYGKLWPDMDSESVARYNAQRLEILAVNPITAFQIALQMIHRLLAVLILGAVAFAAWSARRALGAGHCLSRLGLVWLGLILAQVLLGAITIWSDKAADIATAHVLVGALSLALGALISMSLVAASRQNGADYRIANQRPAAESRLRSEPQPSASAGAA from the coding sequence ATGGCTTCCAAAGGGTTGCATCGGTTCGCCGTCCTGACGGCCCTCGCGACGCTAGGTTTGATTGGCGTTGGGGGATTGGTCACCAGCCACGGCGCCGGCATGGCCGTGCCGGACTGGCCTAATACTTACGGCTACAACATGTTCTGCTTCCCCATCTCGCAATGGGTGGGAGGCATCTTCTACGAGCATACCCATCGCCTGGTCGCCTCGGCCGTCGGCCTGCTGACGGTTGTCCTGACACTCTGGCTCCACGGCACCAGCGCCCGCCCATTCATGCGCTGGGGCGGCTGGCTGCTCCTGCTGCTCGGCGTGGCCATCGCAATCGCCCTGCCACCGCGCCGGGTGGACGGCTTGGTCGTCGGCCTGACTGGTTTGGCGTCGCTGAGCGCGAGCTGGGTTTGGCCGCGCTGCCAGCCCAGCCCCAAGTGGCTCCGGTGGTGCGGCCTCGTGGCGCTCCTGGCGGTCATCCTGCAAGGCGTCCTCGGCGGCTTGCGCGTGGTCCTCCTGCAAGACGCCCTGGGCATCGTGCACGCGACGCTCGCCCAGCTCTTCCTTGTGCTGCTCTGCGCCATCGCCCTCTTCACCAGCCGCTGGTGGCAGACTGCGCCGGTCCGCGTCCCCCCGGCTGCCGGCCATCAACTGCCAACCCTCTTCCTCTTCGCCACCCTCTTGATCCTCGCCCAACTGACCCTGGGCGCGGTGATGCGCCACCAGCACGCCGGCCTGGCCATCCCGGACTTCCCGCTGGCTTACGGCAAGCTGTGGCCGGACATGGATTCGGAATCGGTCGCCCGCTACAACGCCCAGCGTCTGGAGATATTGGCCGTCAACCCCATTACGGCCTTTCAGATTGCCTTGCAGATGATCCATCGGCTGCTGGCAGTGTTGATTCTTGGCGCCGTCGCCTTTGCCGCCTGGTCTGCCCGGCGCGCGCTCGGCGCAGGCCACTGCTTGAGCCGCCTGGGCCTGGTCTGGCTTGGGCTGATCCTGGCACAAGTGCTCCTGGGCGCGATAACGATCTGGTCCGACAAAGCCGCCGACATCGCCACCGCCCATGTGCTGGTCGGGGCGCTCTCCCTGGCGCTGGGCGCGCTGATCAGCATGTCCCTCGTAGCGGCATCGCGGCAGAACGGTGCTGACTATCGAATTGCCAACCAACGGCCCGCCGCCGAATCGCGGCTGCGCTCGGAGCCCCAACCCTCCGCCAGTGCCGGTGCCGCCTGA
- a CDS encoding cytochrome c oxidase subunit 3, translating to MDIPYTVQPRPDTGIYNAKVGMWLFLASEVMLFGALFSSYILLRVGAPEGTWPRGWLNVPIGTVNTLVLITSSITTVMAWAACKMNQFGRFKLFHACTLLLALMFVCIKSYEYHDKFTHYEITLQDGRFADGHLVANQPKADHVVISGRYVQDRKELYDLEPHKGPHHHQEITIPRSQIVKMQSYGPWHNTYLAIYFTLTGLHALHVIGGALVIGFLWGPGSRLWATDPERFTNRVEISGLFWHFVDLVWIFLFPVLYLL from the coding sequence ATGGACATCCCCTACACAGTTCAGCCCCGTCCGGACACCGGCATTTACAACGCCAAAGTCGGCATGTGGCTCTTCCTGGCCTCCGAAGTCATGCTCTTCGGCGCGCTGTTCTCTTCCTATATCCTGCTGCGCGTGGGCGCCCCCGAGGGCACCTGGCCCCGCGGCTGGCTCAACGTCCCCATCGGCACGGTCAACACCCTGGTCCTCATCACCTCCAGCATTACCACCGTCATGGCCTGGGCCGCCTGCAAGATGAACCAGTTCGGCCGCTTCAAGCTCTTCCACGCCTGCACCCTCCTCCTGGCGCTGATGTTCGTTTGCATCAAGTCCTACGAGTACCACGACAAGTTCACCCATTACGAAATCACCCTCCAAGACGGCCGCTTCGCCGACGGCCACCTCGTCGCCAACCAGCCCAAGGCCGACCACGTCGTCATCTCCGGCCGCTACGTCCAGGACCGCAAAGAACTCTACGACCTCGAACCCCACAAAGGCCCGCACCACCACCAGGAAATCACCATCCCCCGCAGCCAGATCGTGAAGATGCAAAGCTACGGCCCCTGGCACAACACCTACCTGGCGATCTACTTCACCCTCACCGGCCTGCACGCCTTGCACGTCATCGGCGGCGCACTGGTCATCGGATTCCTCTGGGGCCCCGGCAGCCGGCTCTGGGCCACCGACCCCGAACGCTTCACCAACCGGGTCGAAATCTCCGGCCTGTTCTGGCACTTCGTGGACCTGGTGTGGATATTTCTGTTCCCTGTGTTATACTTACTATAA
- a CDS encoding SCO family protein, protein MSNPDPQARRPGWPLLAGVALVVVTVLAVVLVVGLKSRQPPGPPLPVYGTIPDFTLTNQHGAAVSLADLRGRVWVADIIFTRCAGPCPNMTRQMRQLQDALPPASQAQLVTLTTDPDFDTPAVLNTYAARFGADPKRWMFLTGSKDQIGKLAIDSLKLTAIEKNPGERESPADLFIHSTIFVIVDKRGQLRGVFETVGEGIDPRAVLTQILAAVKRLEREP, encoded by the coding sequence ATGAGCAATCCTGATCCTCAGGCGCGCCGCCCCGGTTGGCCTCTCTTGGCCGGGGTGGCATTGGTGGTCGTGACCGTCCTGGCGGTGGTTCTTGTCGTGGGCCTTAAGTCACGCCAGCCGCCCGGCCCGCCGCTGCCCGTCTATGGCACCATCCCCGACTTCACCCTCACCAACCAGCACGGCGCCGCCGTCTCCCTGGCCGACCTGCGCGGGCGGGTCTGGGTCGCCGACATCATCTTCACACGCTGCGCCGGGCCTTGCCCGAACATGACCCGCCAAATGCGCCAGCTCCAGGATGCCTTGCCACCTGCCAGCCAGGCTCAACTGGTCACCCTCACCACCGACCCCGACTTCGACACCCCGGCGGTGCTGAACACTTACGCCGCGCGCTTCGGCGCCGACCCCAAACGTTGGATGTTCCTGACCGGCTCCAAGGACCAGATCGGCAAGCTGGCCATTGACTCGCTCAAGCTCACGGCCATCGAGAAAAATCCCGGGGAACGCGAATCGCCCGCGGACCTGTTTATTCACAGCACCATCTTCGTCATCGTGGACAAGCGCGGACAGTTGCGCGGCGTCTTCGAGACAGTGGGCGAGGGCATTGACCCGCGCGCGGTGCTGACACAGATTCTCGCCGCCGTGAAGCGATTGGAGCGCGAGCCATGA